The Pyxidicoccus sp. MSG2 DNA segment AGCGGACGGCCCGAGGTTGTCGCTGGCGGCAGGCGTGGCACGTGCCAGGATGGGCCCGTGCCCCTCCCGTTGCTCGCCCTCCTCGCCGTGGTCTCTTCCCAGACGCCAGCGGCACCCGCGTCCTCCGACGTCGCGGCCCAGCAGGAGAACTACGAGGAGTCCCTCGTCGCCTGGGCCCTGAAGGAGCAGGACCGCGTCGCGGAGCCCGAGCCCGAGGGGAAGGTGCTGGAGGAGGTCCTCGTCTCCACCGAGGAAGTCGTCGCGGAGAGCGACCCGTACCCGGACTTCCTCAACATCTTCCACGTGCGCACCCGCGAGGAGGTGGTCCGCCGCGAGGTGCTGCTCCAGGCCGGCCAGCCGTACTCCACCGCGCTCGCGGATGAGACGGCGCGCAACCTGCGCTCGCTGCGCCTGTTCTCCGTGGTGCGGCTCGTCCCGGTGAAGGGCCGCGCGCCCGGCACGGTGGCGCTGCTCGTCGTCACCAAGGACCTCTGGTCGCTGCGGCTCAACAGCGACTTCGCCGCGGTGGGCTCGCTGCTCCAGTACCTGCGCCTGCAAGGCACGGAGCAGAACTTCCTCGGCCGGGGCAAGAAGCTGGCGGTGGACTTCACGCTGCGGCTGGACACGGTCAGCCTCGGGCAGAGCTACACGGACCCGCGCGTGCTCGGCAGCCGCTGGTCCCTCTCCGAGTCCGCGGCCCTCATCATCGGCCGCGAGAGTGGCCAGGCCGAGGGCTCTCGCGGCAGCCTCTCCGTCAGCCGGCCCCTGTACTCGTTGTCCACGCCGTGGAGCACCAGTACGTCCGTGGCGTGGAACGTGGAGACCAACCGCGTCTACCGCGGCGCGGACATCTGGCAGTTGCCGTTCCCCGACGGGCCCGCGGTGCCGTACGTCTACGAGACGGAGGAGGTGGCTGGCGGCGTCTCGTACACGCGCTCGTACGGCCTGCGCTACAAGTGGAACGTGGGCGGCACGCTCGGCGCGTACCACTACGCCTATGACCCTCCGGCCGCGTCCATGTTGAGCGACGCGCAGCTGGACTGGTTCCGCCGCAACTACCTGCCGCGCGCCGAGGACGCGGGCTATGCCTCGCTGTCCCTGCGCGCCTTCGAGGCCCGTTACGAGGTGATGCGCGACGTGGACTCGTACGCGCTCTCCGAGGACTTCCAGATAGGGCACTCGGTGTCCGCGACGGTGCGCTATGCGCCCCCCATCTTCGGCTCGGCGTCGCACTTCGCGGAGCTCGGGGTGGCCGCGCGCTACCGCCTGCGCCTGGGAGATTCCCTCACCACCGCCTCCGCCGCGGCCGCCATCCGACGGCAGTTGGGCGAGGGCGCGGAGTGGAACAACCGGCGCTGGGCCACGGAACTGGCGCAGGTGTCTCCCAAGGTGCTCGGTGGACGCTTCGTGGCGCGCGGGCTCCTGGACGTGAATATCGACGACCTGTTCGACAGGATTACGCTGCTCGGCGGTGGCAACGGGCTGCGCGGCGCGCGCGTGGACGCGTACTCCGGCAAGCGGCTGCTGCTGTTCAACGTGGAGTACCGCACCGCGCCGCTCGTCGTGCGGACGGTGCACCTGGGCGGAGTGCTCTTCTTCGACTCGGGCAGCGCCTTCGACGACAGGCCGGACATGGTGCACACGGTGGGCGTGGGCGTGCGGCTGCTGTTCCCCCAGTTCAACGTGCTGCCGTTCCGCCTGGACTTCGGCTACGTGCTCAACGACGCGCGTCCCCCCGTGGGCAGCCGCTTCTCCATCGCGGGAGGACAGCTCACCGACTTGCGGCCCGGCTTCCTGGACTCGCCGCTGTAGCCCCGGCTCACGGCGGCTCGGTGCGCAGCAACTCGCGGAACAGCACCTCCGCCACGTCGCGGAACAGCTCCCCCGAGGCCAATAGCCCGCCACAGTGGTGCGGCTCGCGCGCCAGCGTGAGCGCCACCGTCTTCTCCAGCACCGCGGTCCAGAAGGCCTCCGAGCCCTCCGGCAGGAGGAACTCGCGGATGATGGCCCTGGGCCACGGCAGCACCGTCGTCGGGTCCGCGTCGCTCAGCGACGTGAAGCAGTCCAGGTCCACGTCCAGCAATACCTGTCCCGCGCCCTCCAGCACGTCCCGCACCGCGTCACCCGGGGCCGGGTGGTTCCACGCCTCCGCCGCGCGGTCCACCGTGGGCACCACCACCAGCCGGTGCGCGCGCCCCCGCGTGTCCACGTACGTCTCCCCGGCGAATGCGCCGCGAGGCCGGGCCCGCGCAATCAACAGCGCATCCCCCACCAGCCCCGCCTCCATCGCCGCGAGCAGGTGGTCGTAGTTGCGCACGTCCAGGGCGTACCGCGCGTGTTCGTCCAGCGCCCGCGTCCCCGCGGAGCGGTCCGGCACCGCCTCCGGGTGCTTCGGCACCACCGTGTCCAGGTGCCGGTCCAACGACACCAGCAGCGCGGGCGGCCCGGACTCCCCCAGCGCGAAGGACCAGGAGGGCAGGGCGAGCCGGTGCGGGTCGAAGACGTACGCGTCCGTCGGCCCCCGCCCGCCGCCCAGCCCCAGCCGGATGACCCCGGCCAGCC contains these protein-coding regions:
- a CDS encoding BamA/TamA family outer membrane protein yields the protein MPLPLLALLAVVSSQTPAAPASSDVAAQQENYEESLVAWALKEQDRVAEPEPEGKVLEEVLVSTEEVVAESDPYPDFLNIFHVRTREEVVRREVLLQAGQPYSTALADETARNLRSLRLFSVVRLVPVKGRAPGTVALLVVTKDLWSLRLNSDFAAVGSLLQYLRLQGTEQNFLGRGKKLAVDFTLRLDTVSLGQSYTDPRVLGSRWSLSESAALIIGRESGQAEGSRGSLSVSRPLYSLSTPWSTSTSVAWNVETNRVYRGADIWQLPFPDGPAVPYVYETEEVAGGVSYTRSYGLRYKWNVGGTLGAYHYAYDPPAASMLSDAQLDWFRRNYLPRAEDAGYASLSLRAFEARYEVMRDVDSYALSEDFQIGHSVSATVRYAPPIFGSASHFAELGVAARYRLRLGDSLTTASAAAAIRRQLGEGAEWNNRRWATELAQVSPKVLGGRFVARGLLDVNIDDLFDRITLLGGGNGLRGARVDAYSGKRLLLFNVEYRTAPLVVRTVHLGGVLFFDSGSAFDDRPDMVHTVGVGVRLLFPQFNVLPFRLDFGYVLNDARPPVGSRFSIAGGQLTDLRPGFLDSPL